In Banduia mediterranea, the DNA window GCAAGACCTGACCCCGGCCTTGACCCCGGCCTTCGACCTGACCCCGGCCTTCCTCGAGGAAGGCGGCTATCTGACCGAAGCCGTGCGCCGCCGGCCCTACGCCGTGATCCTGCTCGACGAGGTCTTCAACATCCTGCTGCAAGTGCTGGACGACGGTCGCCTGACCGACGGCCAGGGCCGCACTGTGGATTTCCGCAACGCCGTGATCGTGATGACGTCAAACCTGGGCTCCAACCTCATCCAGGAAATGGGCAGCTTCGGATACGAAGACATGAAGTCCGCTGTCATGGAAGTCGTGCGCGGTCACTTCCGGCCGGAATTCATCAACCGCATCGACGAGGCCGTGGTCTTCCACTCGCTGGGCAGCGCGCAGATCCGTTCGATCGCCGCGATCCAGACCGAGGGGCTCAAGAAGCGACTGTCCGAGCGCGGCATCGGCCTGGTGTTCAACGACGGGGCCCTGGACCGAATCGCCGAGGCCGGCTTCGACCCGGTCTACGGCGCCCGGCCCCTGAAGCGCGCGGTGCAGACCCTGGTCGAAAACCCGCTGACGCGGGCGATCCTGGACGGCCAGTTCGTCAGCGGCGACACGGTTCGGGTAAGCCTGAAAGACGGCGCGGTCGCTTTCGACCGCGCCTGACGCTCTGGCCGCCATGCGCACCAGCTCAAATGCTTGTATGTCGTAACCGACCCAACGCTCTACCTTCGGCGAGGCGTTGCGCCTGGAACTTGCGCCGAAGTCACTCCTTAACGTAGACCGCCAAGTACGTGGTTGTACCTTGCCCAAGCCCCAAACAACCGGGCTGCGTGACCTGAAACACAGAATGGAATTTATAGCCTTCCACGGCGCGTGACTCGAAACGCTTTCCCAGCGCCGCAATCGCCTTATCAGAAAAGGCTGCGCCGATACTTTCAACCTTGTACTCCATTATTCAACCTCCCGATCAAGATACATAAAATCGATTCCACCGACGCCACTCTTGCACCGTCGCAATCGCGCTATA includes these proteins:
- a CDS encoding AAA family ATPase, which translates into the protein QDLTPALTPAFDLTPAFLEEGGYLTEAVRRRPYAVILLDEVFNILLQVLDDGRLTDGQGRTVDFRNAVIVMTSNLGSNLIQEMGSFGYEDMKSAVMEVVRGHFRPEFINRIDEAVVFHSLGSAQIRSIAAIQTEGLKKRLSERGIGLVFNDGALDRIAEAGFDPVYGARPLKRAVQTLVENPLTRAILDGQFVSGDTVRVSLKDGAVAFDRA